The window TTGCTCATCTGTTTTGATGTAGATCACCTGGTTGTTCAGTAGTTACATATAAGTTGTGTCTGCGCTCCTGCTCCTTGCACCTTTTTATACCTCCGCTCTGTCTTCAGCAGGACAGCTGTGAGACAAACATGTTGGTCTGGACAGTGTGTGCAGCCTTGATTGTATGTGGCGTTTTACTCCGCCATCCTTATCTCTTCCAGGATGTCCAGTACGTgcttactaaaataaaaataaggcgCTTTGCCTTAAAGTGCATGCAGACTAATTACTCAATCCTGGACCGCTTTTTAGACTTGGTGAAGACGCAGCCACAAAagactttaatttattttaaagatgaAATGTTCACGTACCGGGACGCAGACGTCCTGAGCAACAGAGCCGCGAGAGCGTTTCTGCAGGCTGGATGCGTAAAAGAAGGAGCCACGGTGGCGCTGTTCCTGGGGAACCAGCCGATgatcctgtggctctggttgggTTTGCTGAAGATTGGATGTCCCGGAGCTTTCCTCAACTCCAACATCAGATCCAAGTCTCTGCTACACTGCCTCAACTGCAGCGGAGCCACAACTCTGGTAGCAGCTGAAGGTAGTACCTGCGTTTCTGTCTGCTTTTCCAAGCGATGGAGACAGTAGAGAGCTCATTTACTCAACAttcaataacaaataaatacataaataatttgagaacaaactGTACTTTGGCATGTCATGGGAAAAACACCAATGTAGGTAGGCTATGCACTGTTTGCCTGCAATGGAGTAATCTATTGATGGATTTTGATATAAGAATTTCCATTTTTACTCCACCAGAATAAAGTATCAGTCTTTATTCACATATCTAACATTGTGCTTCTACCTCACTTCCGGGTCAATATCTTACAGTAAATGCAAAGAATGGTTGTCACTTTCCAGTAACAGGGATGACTTTTCATACCGTATAAGAAGCTTCTTAAACATTTCCTCACTGCCTATTGTTGCTTtagttaaatatttaatatttggaAGTGAGTACACGTGTACTCAACAGAAGGAAAACCACTTTTTCCACCATGCAGTACACCTTTTTATGACTGCATATGGCTgtcttcatcatcttcttcacaaagcagacaaaaataaataatgtgttGCACTTGTGGTCCATCTTAACTTTTAGTTATTTAAACGGCCCTTTGATTTGGCACGTATATTGTTAGTGACCAAACATCAAGGCAGTTCCAAGAAAGGAACATGTCTCTCTAAAGATTTACTGACTTAAACTGTCACAGTGggaaacaaagaataaaaggaaaaaaaaatctccagcaTAAATCAATCGGTAACTAAATGGCTGAAGAGGACGCAAAAAATTAACAGTATTAATAGAACAGTTTATATATTATATGTGGCTTTAGGGTTTCATTGGgagattgtttgatttaaattaaattggaTATCTTAAATGGGACATATGGTCATGTGAAAAATAATTTCCACTCTCTATACAGTCCTTTGACCTGGCAGCCAGGTgcatcaaatgcacttgattaattaATCAGCAACAAGTGTGAGCGCACCTGTAAAAGCAGAAGCTctgtttgctggtctggagcattcagatgTGTTAACACAATAACAGAATCTACCAGGagttgaaagaaaaacaaaagtaaaattggcaaaaactgtcaaacagctaaagcttggcccaaaAGGTTAACCATCTACTACAGACTGGCTGAAAAAGGGGAAGAAAAATCACActgttgcaatggcccagtcaaagtccagaccccAACCCAACTGAAAAGCAATGATGGGCCTTTGAGAGAGCTGTGCATCAATGAATGCAGGCAAAGCTCAATGACCTGAAGAAACCCTGTAAAGCAGAGGCAGCCAAAATTCCTTCACATCAATATGGGagaccagggctggactggtaaTCTGGCACACCGGGCATATTCCCGGTGGGTCAATTGAGGGGCTGCTGTCCACCAGCTGTACAAGCCATGACAAAAACCCATTCGTTCATTTTTCCTTACTGTCACTGCATTGCCCAGTCGAATCTCTACACACAACCCGGCCCTAACCTACCTTCATTAGGTGCTCGTGCATCTTATTTGTGTGGAAGAAGTGGGGGGGAAATGTACATCCACGTAGATTGTAtgcttagctttttttttttttttttttttctttttttttttaaagtggtcttgttGCAAAGACCTTTTAcctaatatttcaaatacacaggTTTTATTTGTGCTCCAGTATTTGTTTTGTCTCCCTTTACCTAAAGGATTCAAGCACATCTTTTATCATCACTCATGAGCAATAAAGCTGCAGAGGAAGATAGAGCTGAGCTTTGTTAAAATACAGGAACATCTTTTGTAaggtgttgttgttttgttttgttttgttttgtttttctctagaGTTGCTGGATGCAGTGAAGGAGGTGCTGCCCCATCTGCATGAACAGCAGATCACTGTTTTCATCTTAGCTGACAGCTGTGAAACTGCAGGTGTGGAGAGCTTCATCGATAAAATGAATCAGGCTTCCTCTGAGCCTATACCCAAGGAGCTAAGGTCCCATTTAACCATGCGGAGTCCAGCAGCCTACATATACACCTCAGGGACAACAGGTAAACTACTTGCTGAGATTCACGATTCATCAATGAAAGAAATGGCACATTCACCCCCTGAGCATCTGGCATGTCTTTAACAGGTCTCCCTAAGGCAGCTGTGATCACTTACAGCAAAGTGTGGAACCTTTCTTTACTTCTGGCTACAACAGGAGTGAACTCCAAAGATGTGATTTATGATACCCTCCCGCTTTATCACAGTACTGGCCTCCTTGTCTTCACTGGAGCTGTTGAAAGGGGTATGAACTCTTTGGATATATACTATTGTTAACTGTGTAAACCTTTGGGTTTGTTGATAAGAAAACTAGTGTTTAAGCTGAGATCAAAATCTCCAGATGCAATTCAAAGTTCTCTTAGTGCACTCCCTGCCCTGTGCCCAACAATCTATCCAAAACTCATTAAATCATTTAGAAAATagccactttttaaaaacagatttctAAGAGAACAGTTGACTTAAACATCACTAAATATTGAATTTCTTTGggtctgtttaaaaaaacaaaacgtacACTTGTTACTATATAAAGCAGATCTTCCTGGTACGGTGTTAAATGCCTTAGTCTGCCAATATTCtctgtggcatagattcaacaagctACTAGAAACATTCTTCAGAGATATTTGTCGATATTGACATGAATGCATCACACAGTTGGTGCAGATTTGTTCCACCACACCCAAAACGCACACTATTTGATTGAGAtcaaaataaacaagcaaaacaagTCCAAAAACCAGAGATGACAGCTCTTGCGGGTCGACCAGGTAACCAGAGTTAGAGACATGCTGGATGACAATgtgcatcactgcagctgtgACCTCAATCATCAGTTTTCTTGTAACATGTTCTGGTTTCCCAACATACACATAGGATGCAATGTTTCAAATTAAGGATAACTCTTAATTGATAATTTCACACACGCTTGTGCTGTTGCCTGCCCAACTCTGGTATATGGCAACAGCTCCTGGCTGTCAACTTCTCTTCTGCCGCACACCCTGGACCTCTGCATAAAATAAAGAGACAGAATCAACACGTCTGTCAGCTGTTCCAAACAGCCTTCCACTGCTCCCTGAGCCCACTGTGTCAACCCTCCCCTGCTGCTGAGCCACACACCACAGGACTCCCACTCCCCTTTCTCCTCACTCACGAACAAGAGCCCAAGATGCTTCTCGACTTGGGGCAACAATTCTCTGACCCGGATGGGGCCCTCCACCCTGCTGTTTGTCACTCAGCTGTGAACCGCTCCAGTGTGAGGTCGACTTTGgtaataaagtaaaaatttTGACTACTTCCACTGCTACTCTTTAAAGTGTGCTGTTGTCATCTATTGTTGTGTGCAGGTATTCCTGTTGTTCTGAGGAGTAAGTTTTCTGCTTCCCAGTTCTGGGATGACTGCAGAAAATATAACGTCACTGTCATACAGTACATAGGTGAAATTATGCGTTATCTCTGCAACACTCCACAGGTTTGTGCCAACACAGCACCAACATTAATACTACTGTCTCACACagaaaggttttaaaaaagcCTAACAAACACatgctcttcttttctcttcaaaCAGAAACTCGgtgataaaaaccacaaagtcaGACTTGCAGTAGGCAACGGGATCAGAGCAGATGTTTGGAGGGACTTTGTGAGACGATTTGGAGAAATTCAAATCAGAGAATTTTATGGAGCAACTGAGGGAAACTTTGCTCTGTTAAATTATAGCAGCAAGATGGGAGCTCTTGGGCGACACATCTTCCTGCACAAGGTAAAAGTCCATGTTTCAGCTCACATTAAGAAGTAAAACCTGTCGCTCATGAAGCagtgttttaactttttttttttttttttaaacttacagATGTTTTTTCCATATGCTGTGATCAAATATGACATAGACAAAGAAGAACCTCTGAGGGATTCTTCTGGTTTTTGCATGGAGGTTGAGAGAGGTGTGTTACTTCCAGCATGGTTATAacacaaaagattttttttcttctcttttcttctcaAGTTCTCACCCATTCATCTTTTCAAATGCTATAAACATTTTATATGCCTAAATCCTAAATCAACACAGTTCATTTTCTCAGCCACAGTGTACCTCACCATGCACAAAATGAACGTTTAAAAGACTCAGAAATGCAATGTCTTTACAGCATGTCTCATGCATCTtgcctttaaaatataacaacCCCAAATATGACTTCTCCTGTACTTTGATCAGGTGAACCTGGACTTCTTGTGACTAAAATAACAGCCAAAGCTCCATTCACTGGTTATGTGAGAGACTTGaatcaaactgagaaaaagaagctgCATAATGTCTTCAAGAAAGGTGATCTGTACTTCAACACCGGCGACCTGCTGCGCATCGATGAGGATAATTTCATGTACTTCCATGATCGTGTTGGAGACACATTCAGGTGAGCGCATGTTTTGAAATAATGCTTAAAAATGTGAGCTCACACAGAGcactaaaaaatacaaaaattgtcAACAGATGGAAAGGAGAGAACGTAGCCACAGCTGAGGTAGCCGACATCCTTGTGCTGACTGACTGTGTTAAAGAAGCCAATATTTACGGAGTCAAAGTGCCAGGTACATGTTGCTGCTTCAAAATCAAGAACAAAATGTTCAGAACAAAGTACACCACACTTAGTTTGTTTACTCAGTCAGTAATCAAATTGGTCCACaatcaagcattttttttaattagagtatttaaaaaaaaaaaaaaaaaaaaaaaaaaaaaaagacgaaaaAAACTCTCAATAAATGGGTAACTTTTAGCTCTAAGATGGTATTAACAAACTTTGAGATAGATAGAGATATATATGTatgagatagagagagagatatatatagatagatagataatatctcattacacacacacacacacacacacaaatggaaaGTATCAGCACTCTTTCCTTGTTTACTTTACACCAGATATCACTACATAAACAAATCTGGCTCTTGCGCTTCGTTAACTTCTTTCTTTAATAGGATAGAAATTCTCAGTCTGAAAGTTTGAATAGTAGAGGAATCTTAAGTGTATTAAAATAACAACTGTAAAAAATTCATCTTGttgtgtggattttttttttttttttttttaaatgtgaggaTCATTTAGACTTTGATACTAGAGTGCagaaagatctttttttttttttttttttttttttttttttcttcagaagaTCGTACCTCTATTTCAATATAGCTTATTTAGAGCAGTAAACACATGGGGTAAAGGATATACAGTCAAAGAGTTTCCCTTCAAGTGATGCCTTGAAGGGAGAAAGTGtaaatatcaacacttcaccgagttcttttgattcctcagaggtatccgatggaagacaaaacgctgctcagtagaccatttaacactttattacttctagaagggagatgcgTTCTGCATGACACACTGCCGCGGATCTCAAAATAGTGGCATGCCCCTGacagttttattacagaagctctctcattctagtctaaacgacagtgtctcagtaactttcTGCTAGAGATGGTCCTCTCTTATCTGCATTTTCCCAGGCGAGTGAGAGTCTACAGCTTTCTACTCCCCAGGGATACATGGTctaatgcctttatttttcagggctgtgtccacttaatactacactatataactttataacacatattaataaaaaagcatagcattattgaggcactgcaaattatttaatCCCAACAGTCCCTCATTCGATCAGATCAGATCAACACTACTAAAAGTCATCAAGCATCATCATGTTGTCTTCAGATCCCCAACAGCCCTGTTAACCAATCTTACCAAAAATCCTCGGATAGAAAGCACACCACCACAAATTACACAACTAGCTGTAAAAACGGATAAGGAAACCCTAATGGACATAATACACCCCTTCCATTGCACAAGGACAGATGTCATCCACTCCTCCAACGGATTATCAATTCCAaatattcatgcatttattctTTCTTAAATGATGTTCTGAATCTTCCCAGGGCTCTAGTTACAGAACCATCTGAGGTCGTATTCTTAAGAATGAAAGTGCAGCACATCTCTCCAGacgttacacacacacacacacactttttaccCACTAGGTGTCAGTTCTCTTGGTTGTCCCGCTTCTTTTCCCTCTTTGGCCCTCTGTCCCCCTTTAACGGGTGGACCATATATGGGATGACTGTTGTGTTTGGGCAATTGTCATAACATAAAAATCACAGACTATTACTAAAGCTAATTCTCAGATCTCCCATTCTGGCTGTTTCCTGCTTCGACCATTGTGCTCAGACTAGAACCTCTGTCTGAGGGGTTTTTGACCTTCTTTACAGTTAAACAACTAATCTTCCAGGATGGGCGATTCTCTGCGCTCTTCTTTCTTCAACGTCAGGGGTTAGGCTACCCTTCAGTTCGTTGCATAGATCaggggatttatttattttgccccTTGGCCGGGATCCATGTTTCTTTTGGGGTCACAGCCATGTCCTCCTTTCTTGGCCAGACCCTCCTTGGTCTGGTGCTTCTGGATTTCCACCAACCCCTTCATGGTTATTGCTGTGGTCCTGAGATCCTCTCGAGGTGACTAGCAGGAGCCCAAACGGCATGACCCTTGACCCCaattgctgtcttggcagtctcgaTGCGAAGAATCCTCATATCTCCGTGATCTCGTCTGGTGTCTGCTCCTTCCTctgtaaaagacagaaaaggaaaacacctctCTGCCTAGAGAATTCATCTAATTATTATCTATGTGTAGCGTGTTTGCAGTTACCCCTCTGCACTCTAAGTCATTTCCTACAATATATCAGTCTGGACAGTCACGCCGAACGAAGCTTATGACCTTCAGAAGACTGAGTGCAAACTCtcatgagcacatttgcaatgtgtgtatgaaaatgatTATAACCGCTTATTTTagtaaaagaaatcaaaaaatCAATCCTAACATTTTCCCTCCTTGCACACGTTCTAACGTGTGAACAAAAAGCATGTGTTTCATTTAGCCTGCTGTCCCAGTGTGATACtcagcctaaaaaaaaaaaaaaatcatataaataATCATAGAAACCATTGTTTCATCTTAAACCTCAAATACCCCCACCCCTTTTTGACACACTCCCATGTGTCAATTCACCGGAGctagaaattaaaagaaaaaaggccaGTGGCTGCAGAGTTTATGGAATTATGGGACTACTTCACTCACGCCAACTGGGAGCACCAGGTGGATTGGTTGGAAGAAAATATGCATTGAAGAGCAACCTGGCCTGTGCCCTCAAGGGTGGTGCAAAATTCTTTCCAGACGCAAGAGGTGAATTGTGGTCCTCAGTCGGAGACAATGTCAGATGTGAAGCCGTCAAGCTGGAAGACATATTGGCCAAGTAACTCTGCTGTTTCAAGAGCTGAGGGCAGTTTAGGCAGGGCCACAAAGTGGTACAGCCTTGGAAAAACGGTCCATGATGGTACGAATAACTATGTTACCTGATGAGAGCGGTAACTCAGTGACaagatgtcttgatgcatgctcaatcatccaggtaagtaaatctccaaaagttgattctgttcatctggacgtagctttttcagtgggagaaacgtttcatcacttatccaagtgacttcttcagtctcagccgactgcaggtttccccaatcttataaacagtacatcaCTGAGTAATGaaaacattatcatccttccggcagacaagggtaggtgcacagtattgctaaaccagaaagactatcatgagaaaatttagtcactgctcagtgatgaaaatacttatgagcccctgaaacgagacccaggaagtggtaACAGGAAGAGGGtaatagactgtctgaagcagttagaaaaagaaaacgCTATTGATTGGACTTCATACCACAGGCTATACccagtctgtatggtttacctcagatacataaacagggtgcatcTTTAAGACAGATTGTCAgtatgatcaactcggtcacctataacatctccaagtttctggcttcgatcctcaacccatTGGTAGGCAggtctgaacaccacatccagaacactttggattttgttgagaaggtgagagatgtcattatggaggcagatgaaaccatggcctcgtacgacgttacatctctcttcacttgcatcccagtcacggaagcgttggaggtagttcgTAAGAGATTACAAGATGACCCCAatctcagcaacaggaccactctcagcatcgaccaagtgtgtttgcttttggaactgtgtcttcattccacctacttcacatacaagggtcagttctacaggcagaaacatgggtgtgccatgagctccccagtttcacccatcgtggccaatttgtacatggaagaagtggaaaagagggctttgtcatcctaccctggaacaccaccaagccattggtttagatatgtggatgacacctgggtgaaaatcaaatctcaggacgtaccacaattcacgaatcacattaactcggtggaccgacacatcaaattcaccagggaggatatgaaaagtggcaggttagccttcttagactgtgagatttccctcagtaatgggggacatctaaaagctgatgtgtaccgtatgtctgtgaaggttctcagtcatccaggtcatcgtagtcaaaggagttagcaaagaaaagcgtctggacttctttaagttgcttgaagacgtttcacctctcatccgagaagcttcttcagttctaaggtcaaatggccgagagtcccagatttaaacccagtgggagtatcccccccaaagagggacaaaggaccccctggtgatcctctaatcacatgagccaaggtgtgaaagcgggtgtgggacctaatcagccagggtttcgggtgagctcattgtgaaacctggccccaccttgtcgtgtgaattcctgaggtcagatggcccaggatgtgagtgggcattaaggcgtctggggagggaactcaaaactggattatagatggcagacagttggtgtcgtaaaccaccgcctctgttcaaagatggtcgctcacagtggacatagatggcctctttcactcctctttcaaaccatctgtcctctctgtccaaaatgtgaacattggcatcctcgaaagagtgacctttatccttaagatgcagatggactgctgagtcttgacctgtggaggtggctcttctatgctgtgccatgcgcttgtgaagtggctgtttggtctctccaatgtagaggtctgggcattcctcgctgcactgtacagcatacaccacgttgttaagtctgtgttttggagttttgtctttcgggtgaaccagtttctgtctgagtgtgttgctgggtctgaagtacactgggatgtcgtgcttggagaaaactctcctgagtttctctgatacaccggctacataggggataaccacgttgttgcgtctgtctttcttatcctccctcgctggtgtctgatcttcttttctgtgcctctttgctgactttatgaacgcccagttaggataaccgcacgttttgagtgcttcctttacgtgtgtgtgtgttccttcttttttccctcagacttagagggaacatgttctgcacggtggtgtagggtcctgattactccaagtttgtgttccagagggtgatgggagtcaaagaggaggtgtgtgggcttccggtaaacttcgatgttgaggttgccattctcttcaatgtgcacggcgcagtccaggaaaggcaaacagttgtcctttgtgtcttccctggtgaacttgatgtttttatccacagcgttaatgtgcgcagtgaaggattccacttcttgtgttttgattttgacccagatgtcatctacatatctgtaccagtggctgggtactctt is drawn from Pelmatolapia mariae isolate MD_Pm_ZW linkage group LG7, Pm_UMD_F_2, whole genome shotgun sequence and contains these coding sequences:
- the LOC134631805 gene encoding long-chain fatty acid transport protein 2-like; translated protein: MTSCGPEKQTGGDLQRYQTEGFRNLLLTTAGNLLFHIYKDVQYVLTKIKIRRFALKCMQTNYSILDRFLDLVKTQPQKTLIYFKDEMFTYRDADVLSNRAARAFLQAGCVKEGATVALFLGNQPMILWLWLGLLKIGCPGAFLNSNIRSKSLLHCLNCSGATTLVAAEELLDAVKEVLPHLHEQQITVFILADSCETAGVESFIDKMNQASSEPIPKELRSHLTMRSPAAYIYTSGTTGLPKAAVITYSKVWNLSLLLATTGVNSKDVIYDTLPLYHSTGLLVFTGAVERGIPVVLRSKFSASQFWDDCRKYNVTVIQYIGEIMRYLCNTPQKLGDKNHKVRLAVGNGIRADVWRDFVRRFGEIQIREFYGATEGNFALLNYSSKMGALGRHIFLHKMFFPYAVIKYDIDKEEPLRDSSGFCMEVERGEPGLLVTKITAKAPFTGYVRDLNQTEKKKLHNVFKKGDLYFNTGDLLRIDEDNFMYFHDRVGDTFRWKGENVATAEVADILVLTDCVKEANIYGVKVPGQEGRAGMAAVTLKDGLKFDSTTVFKHVEDFLPSYARPRFVRIQRSLDITGTFKLIKTKVVEQGFNPNEITDPLYFLNEKEKNYTPLTPDVFDSIIAGNIKI